The following are encoded together in the Candidatus Liberimonas magnetica genome:
- the nusB gene encoding transcription antitermination factor NusB, which produces MDKKNIKSLQIPIKKVGNRRKAREAALKMLYLCDNCKFSIEDAQKSYWEDIATSDSVHTFAKELLVGTLNKIDFLDQLIIKHTKNWKLDRMASIDRNILRLAAFEMIDTPQTPISVIIDEAVEIAKTFSTQDSGKFVNGILDKLKTARKAHDERQPK; this is translated from the coding sequence ATGGATAAGAAAAACATAAAATCGCTTCAAATTCCGATAAAGAAAGTCGGCAACAGAAGAAAAGCCCGCGAAGCTGCCTTAAAGATGCTTTATCTTTGTGACAATTGCAAATTCTCCATTGAAGATGCCCAGAAATCCTATTGGGAAGATATTGCCACTTCAGACAGCGTCCATACTTTTGCAAAAGAACTTCTTGTAGGTACTCTAAATAAGATAGATTTCCTGGACCAGTTGATAATAAAACATACCAAAAACTGGAAACTTGACAGGATGGCTTCTATTGACAGGAACATACTCAGGCTTGCTGCCTTTGAGATGATAGATACTCCGCAAACACCTATAAGCGTAATCATTGATGAAGCTGTAGAAATAGCAAAAACTTTTTCCACGCAGGATTCCGGCAAATTCGTAAACGGCATTTTAGATAAACTTAAAACCGCAAGAAAAGCCCACGATGAACGACAGCCTAAGTAA
- a CDS encoding PEGA domain-containing protein, with translation MKKTVYLITSHLILTVLILGTAFNMSYSENQPTQPQAAANTKLTVAVSDLNAKGVSAMEASVVSDFLRDALTNTGVFNLVERSSMEQVLAEQKFQSSGCTTDECAVKMGKMLNVQRMILGSLSKLGEIYYVSVRIVDVEKGTIINAETVSANSLQEIQPACIQLADRITGRTTKSFVPPAAPTTAAPVSVVKEKGTLIIKSNPIGAELIIDGNSIGNTPAEIQLTAESHIIELKKGNMYWTDKVIIQANKIKNLNPFLQVLPTVIEITTEPKELKIYLNDKSYGYSPLKQEIAPGKYKVRIKKGGYKIYEDELTVLANKTNSFDIALDKIIKPPVRTRFGLGLHSGGASLRWLPGVLGFEAKADSGDNINITTGRLYINFNPRSSVIVYMGIEGGHIEGETTIQKFQGNLGGGFLGMEFMIKKHFSFNMDIGQYAIGLNNKEFKETKIEESYLVGNVGFNIYF, from the coding sequence ATGAAAAAAACCGTATATCTTATAACAAGCCATCTCATATTAACCGTGCTGATATTAGGCACGGCATTTAATATGTCATATTCTGAAAATCAACCCACCCAGCCGCAGGCAGCAGCAAATACAAAATTAACCGTAGCTGTTTCAGACCTTAACGCAAAAGGCGTTTCTGCCATGGAAGCATCGGTCGTTTCAGACTTTTTGCGTGATGCATTGACAAATACCGGGGTTTTTAATCTTGTTGAGCGAAGCAGCATGGAGCAGGTGCTTGCCGAGCAGAAGTTCCAGAGCAGCGGATGCACTACGGATGAATGCGCCGTTAAAATGGGAAAGATGCTTAATGTTCAAAGGATGATACTGGGAAGCCTGTCAAAACTCGGAGAGATATATTACGTAAGCGTAAGGATAGTTGATGTTGAGAAAGGCACCATTATAAATGCCGAAACAGTCAGTGCAAATTCCCTGCAGGAGATACAGCCTGCTTGTATACAGTTAGCAGACAGGATTACTGGTAGAACAACGAAATCATTTGTGCCTCCAGCAGCGCCAACAACCGCAGCGCCTGTTTCGGTAGTAAAAGAAAAGGGCACGCTCATAATTAAGTCTAATCCTATAGGTGCAGAGCTGATTATAGATGGTAATTCCATAGGCAACACACCAGCTGAGATACAGCTTACGGCAGAGTCTCACATCATTGAGCTTAAAAAAGGCAATATGTATTGGACTGACAAGGTAATTATACAGGCCAATAAAATCAAAAATCTCAACCCTTTTTTACAGGTACTGCCAACGGTGATAGAAATAACTACAGAACCGAAAGAATTAAAGATCTATTTAAACGATAAATCATATGGCTACAGCCCGCTAAAACAAGAGATAGCACCCGGCAAATATAAAGTCAGGATAAAGAAGGGCGGGTATAAAATTTACGAAGATGAGCTGACTGTTTTAGCGAACAAAACAAACAGTTTTGACATAGCCCTTGATAAGATAATCAAGCCTCCGGTAAGAACGAGGTTTGGTTTAGGCCTTCACTCTGGTGGAGCGTCGTTAAGATGGCTGCCCGGAGTATTAGGTTTTGAAGCAAAAGCCGATTCAGGCGATAACATTAATATCACAACTGGCAGGTTGTACATAAACTTTAACCCGCGCTCAAGCGTTATCGTATATATGGGTATTGAAGGCGGCCATATTGAGGGCGAAACAACAATCCAGAAATTTCAGGGTAACCTGGGTGGCGGTTTCTTAGGCATGGAATTCATGATAAAAAAACATTTTTCGTTCAACATGGATATAGGACAGTATGCTATTGGGCTAAATAATAAAGAATTTAAGGAAACAAAGATAGAAGAATCCTACTTAGTGGGGAACGTAGGCTTTAATATTTATTTCTAA
- a CDS encoding fibronectin type III domain-containing protein, whose translation MKKLTLLTLTAVLLSTMSCFADFKFGLLEAVKDASKKLDAAYVKQGGPIPKAPSNLSGIATSITQVNLTWSDNSDNEFGFKIKRSNNGSPFSTIATVDKNITTYSDTSVSPNTGYYYRLQAYNDTGESEQNDPGANTSVTTGVLSISKLGTYTASGTFYKVACLGNYAYLAMDSAFSIVDISNIAVPVLSGSISSGLSSAPKNIAVNGNYAYVAEGTSGLTIINCLNPTAPVIVGTYANTSGNGVTAVKVSGNYAYVGDNNGFEILDVSNPNAPTVIKTLATNGIIVNDIFISGDYAYLANGGDGIRIENISSPSSAYQVTQFSNFSNDNSYNSVNAKALYKSGNYLYVIDNNNGLVVIDVSNPASPQFKGKYTAVSGYNMYDVCVKNNMAYLADYYYGLRIISFADPENPVEAGSYTTTKNCRGLCIYGNYVYSANTSYGMEIYQSNASSTTASSTAPTAPTNLRLSNRTKVSISIAWHDNSDNETGFDIQRKTNSGGTYAWLATMGENSTLYTDSSGLNAGTSYYYRIRAYNSIDATFSDEIGPVILSIDPLVGKYDTPGQSYGVFVSSPYAYVADYNGLRIINISNPTNPANVGSYDISSSYPTNNVTVSGNYAYVTAGYYGLYVLDISNPASISYASNSSAYSNANDVCIKGNYAFVSDSGGSYDMRVFNITNPTSISQVGYHSVAGNAQCIFVSGNYAYIGLDSSYGFQVLNVANPVNSNNFQALGQQSVSGTCYDIYVENNYAYVANGAYGLKIYNVSNPSSMSLVASYSTAGLCKGVYVYGNRLYLAEESSGIEILDITNPAAPSLLKSYQTSATARGVFAKGNYVYVADDTSGLDICDFGIAPSSGSFVPDNPANFQVTQASTTFVNLSWTDNSNNELGFRLYRSTSITSYGVIIATIAANSSSYSNTSLMPNTSFYYTLCAYNSAGNSTNPTTTLGLTKMVPIVEIGNYNPSENYYKVFVTSGIAYASCQTGGLHIINVTNPASPTKKAGFTSKYSYAAFVGNDKAYLATGGYYDLTVLNVSISSSPVERGSVNIGNTGYGVEVAGNKAYVAAGGSGLKIVNISVSSSPVVLGTYDTYTAYDVAVVGNYAYVSDSYYGLRIINISNTSSLTETGSYNPTTNYTAYTTKVSGNYAYVAYGGYGLRVVDISNPSSPTEVGSFYPNVYSSNIYDVFIKGNYAYVIDSYYNYLRILNISDPTRPWEVARFKTSSQNLYGVYVSGNYIYLAANDTGLRILRANLP comes from the coding sequence ATGAAAAAACTAACACTCTTAACACTAACCGCTGTGCTGTTGTCAACAATGAGTTGTTTTGCTGACTTCAAGTTTGGCTTGCTTGAAGCAGTTAAAGACGCCAGCAAAAAACTTGACGCTGCTTATGTCAAGCAGGGCGGGCCTATACCTAAGGCACCGAGCAATTTAAGCGGTATCGCTACATCTATCACCCAGGTAAATTTAACCTGGTCTGATAATTCTGATAACGAGTTTGGTTTTAAAATAAAACGGTCAAACAACGGTTCGCCCTTTTCTACTATTGCCACGGTGGATAAAAATATCACTACATATTCCGATACAAGTGTCAGCCCTAATACCGGTTATTATTATAGACTACAAGCTTATAATGACACCGGCGAATCAGAGCAAAATGATCCGGGCGCAAATACAAGTGTTACAACGGGAGTGCTTTCAATATCTAAACTCGGCACATATACTGCTTCCGGAACCTTTTATAAAGTCGCATGTTTAGGAAATTATGCTTACCTTGCGATGGACAGCGCATTCTCAATAGTTGACATCTCCAATATCGCGGTTCCTGTACTTTCGGGAAGTATATCATCCGGATTAAGCTCAGCGCCAAAAAATATCGCAGTAAACGGAAACTATGCTTATGTAGCAGAGGGCACATCAGGTTTGACTATAATTAATTGCTTAAATCCAACTGCTCCTGTAATAGTTGGCACTTATGCCAATACCAGCGGGAACGGTGTAACAGCTGTCAAGGTTTCCGGCAATTATGCATATGTAGGGGATAACAACGGATTTGAAATACTTGATGTTTCAAATCCGAATGCACCTACAGTAATAAAAACCCTGGCTACAAACGGCATCATAGTCAATGATATATTTATTTCAGGCGATTATGCATATTTGGCGAACGGAGGAGACGGCATTAGAATTGAAAATATAAGCTCTCCATCTTCCGCATACCAGGTTACGCAGTTCAGCAATTTCTCAAATGACAACAGCTATAATAGTGTTAATGCAAAAGCATTATATAAAAGCGGAAATTATTTATATGTAATTGACAATAACAACGGATTGGTAGTAATTGATGTATCAAATCCAGCAAGCCCGCAATTTAAAGGCAAATACACAGCAGTAAGCGGTTATAATATGTATGATGTATGCGTGAAAAATAATATGGCATACCTTGCAGACTATTATTACGGGCTTAGAATAATATCTTTTGCTGACCCTGAAAATCCAGTTGAAGCCGGAAGCTATACTACTACAAAAAACTGTCGTGGATTATGTATTTATGGAAATTATGTTTATTCAGCAAATACATCCTATGGAATGGAGATTTACCAGTCAAATGCATCTTCAACCACAGCTTCAAGTACTGCGCCCACAGCTCCAACTAACCTGAGGCTGTCAAACAGGACAAAAGTATCAATATCCATTGCCTGGCATGACAATTCTGACAATGAAACCGGGTTCGATATACAGAGAAAAACAAATTCCGGCGGCACCTATGCCTGGCTTGCTACTATGGGAGAAAATTCAACTTTATATACTGATTCCTCCGGGTTGAATGCAGGAACATCCTATTATTACCGTATCAGGGCTTATAATTCTATAGACGCAACTTTTTCAGATGAAATTGGGCCTGTAATTTTATCTATAGATCCTCTTGTGGGAAAATACGATACACCAGGACAATCTTATGGTGTATTTGTTTCAAGCCCCTATGCTTATGTTGCTGATTATAACGGCCTAAGGATAATAAATATCTCCAACCCGACAAACCCTGCTAATGTTGGAAGTTACGATATAAGTTCCAGTTATCCAACAAATAATGTAACTGTATCCGGAAACTATGCCTATGTCACTGCTGGCTATTATGGCTTGTATGTGTTAGATATTTCAAATCCGGCAAGTATAAGTTATGCAAGCAATTCTTCAGCTTATTCTAATGCAAATGATGTCTGTATTAAAGGCAATTATGCATTCGTATCAGATAGTGGCGGCTCATATGATATGAGGGTTTTTAATATTACCAACCCAACAAGCATATCGCAAGTCGGATACCACAGTGTTGCTGGGAATGCTCAATGTATATTTGTTTCTGGAAATTATGCTTATATCGGATTAGATAGTTCGTACGGATTTCAAGTGCTTAATGTGGCAAACCCTGTAAACTCTAACAATTTTCAGGCGCTTGGCCAGCAATCCGTTTCCGGGACATGCTATGATATTTATGTAGAAAATAATTATGCTTATGTGGCAAATGGGGCATATGGTTTGAAGATATATAATGTTTCTAATCCGTCTTCAATGAGCCTTGTTGCTTCTTACAGCACGGCAGGTTTATGCAAGGGTGTCTATGTATATGGTAACCGGTTATACCTGGCCGAAGAATCAAGCGGCATAGAAATCCTGGACATCACAAACCCCGCTGCACCTTCTCTTTTAAAAAGTTACCAGACATCCGCAACTGCAAGGGGAGTTTTTGCAAAAGGGAACTACGTTTATGTTGCTGATGACACATCAGGGCTTGACATATGTGATTTCGGAATAGCCCCTTCATCCGGAAGTTTTGTACCGGATAACCCGGCAAACTTCCAGGTAACACAAGCATCTACAACCTTCGTTAACTTAAGCTGGACAGATAATTCAAATAATGAACTTGGATTCAGGCTATACAGGTCAACTTCAATAACGAGCTATGGAGTAATCATAGCTACCATAGCTGCAAATTCCTCAAGTTATTCAAATACAAGTTTAATGCCTAATACCTCTTTCTATTATACTTTATGTGCTTATAACAGCGCAGGCAACTCAACAAATCCAACAACGACTCTTGGCCTGACAAAAATGGTTCCGATAGTTGAAATAGGCAACTATAACCCAAGCGAAAATTACTATAAAGTCTTTGTCACTTCCGGTATAGCCTATGCATCATGCCAGACCGGCGGCCTGCATATTATAAATGTTACTAATCCAGCAAGCCCGACAAAAAAAGCCGGTTTTACATCCAAATATTCATACGCAGCATTTGTCGGCAATGATAAAGCCTATCTTGCCACAGGCGGTTATTATGATTTAACAGTCCTTAATGTCTCTATTTCTTCTTCGCCTGTTGAAAGAGGTTCTGTGAATATCGGGAACACGGGCTACGGTGTTGAAGTCGCTGGTAATAAAGCTTATGTCGCAGCTGGTGGCAGCGGCCTTAAGATAGTAAATATCTCGGTTTCTTCTTCTCCTGTGGTCCTGGGCACCTACGATACATATACGGCATATGATGTAGCTGTTGTAGGAAATTATGCATATGTATCTGACTCATACTACGGACTTAGAATCATAAATATATCAAATACTTCATCCCTTACTGAAACGGGCTCATATAACCCTACAACCAATTATACTGCGTATACAACAAAAGTCTCAGGGAACTATGCCTATGTTGCTTATGGTGGATACGGGTTAAGGGTAGTTGACATATCTAACCCGTCATCACCCACTGAAGTCGGCTCATTTTACCCGAATGTTTACAGTTCCAATATATATGATGTCTTCATTAAAGGGAATTATGCTTATGTAATAGACAGTTATTATAACTATTTGCGCATTCTAAACATTTCCGATCCAACCAGGCCATGGGAAGTTGCAAGATTTAAAACTTCCAGCCAGAACCTGTACGGCGTTTATGTATCAGGTAATTATATTTATCTTGCTGCCAATGACACAGGTCTCAGAATTCTAAGAGCCAATCTTCCTTAG